In one Bacteroidota bacterium genomic region, the following are encoded:
- the rpe gene encoding ribulose-phosphate 3-epimerase, giving the protein MFPTPKPIISPSVLSADFGHLARDISVLNDSQADWIHCDIMDGRFVPNLSFGLPVLQAIKRSATKPLDVHLMIVEPEKYLEAFKEAGADLLTVQLEACPHLNRTLNAIRELGMKSGVALNPATPVELLQDCLQDADLVLLMSVNPGFGGQHFIPRTWDRLRRLRQLVDAYSPSTLIEIDGGVNADNAGQLLAAGADALVAGNFVFKAASPEAAIAQLKAATPPLLS; this is encoded by the coding sequence ATGTTTCCGACCCCGAAACCCATCATTAGTCCCTCTGTCCTGTCGGCAGACTTTGGCCACCTGGCCAGGGATATCTCCGTGCTGAACGATAGCCAGGCCGACTGGATCCACTGCGACATCATGGATGGCCGCTTTGTGCCCAACCTGTCTTTTGGCCTGCCCGTACTGCAGGCCATCAAGCGGTCGGCCACCAAGCCGCTGGACGTGCACCTGATGATTGTGGAGCCGGAAAAATACCTGGAGGCCTTCAAAGAAGCGGGGGCAGACCTGCTGACAGTGCAGCTAGAAGCCTGCCCGCACCTGAACCGCACGCTGAACGCCATACGCGAGCTGGGCATGAAGAGCGGCGTGGCCCTGAACCCCGCCACCCCCGTAGAGCTGCTGCAAGACTGCCTGCAGGATGCTGACCTGGTGCTGCTGATGAGTGTGAACCCGGGCTTCGGCGGGCAGCACTTCATCCCCCGCACCTGGGACCGACTGCGCCGGCTGCGCCAGCTGGTAGATGCGTATAGCCCCAGTACCCTGATAGAAATAGACGGCGGGGTAAATGCCGACAACGCAGGGCAGCTGCTAGCAGCCGGAGCCGATGCCCTGGTGGCTGGCAACTTCGTGTTCAAGGCTGCTAGCCCCGAGGCGGCTATTGCCCAGCTAAAGGCCGCTACTCCCCCGCTGCTCTCCTAG